The Sulfurospirillum halorespirans DSM 13726 genome has a window encoding:
- a CDS encoding lytic transglycosylase domain-containing protein, translating into MFRILILLFFPLLMWAAQANQGENIWVKVGQIYGIEPRLLYSIAKVESDLDRYVVAFSADRMTPEQAQRLSAFLKQKGIESKQHTKVIAIRSKNKYEASHVVHFLYTNNYPRFDMGIMQINSIHKPLLDKANISLYDLFEPKINIQVGAYILATCFARHKNNKDAINAYNGKINDNPYSAKVFKEFQKLYSSYQKDKTKLYYRDPS; encoded by the coding sequence ATGTTTCGCATACTTATACTCCTATTTTTTCCTCTTTTGATGTGGGCGGCGCAGGCAAATCAAGGTGAAAATATTTGGGTCAAAGTAGGGCAGATTTACGGCATTGAGCCGCGCCTTTTGTACTCTATCGCCAAGGTTGAGAGTGATCTTGACCGCTATGTGGTGGCGTTTAGCGCCGATAGGATGACGCCAGAGCAAGCGCAAAGACTGAGTGCGTTTTTAAAGCAAAAAGGGATTGAGAGCAAGCAACACACGAAGGTCATTGCGATCAGGAGCAAAAACAAGTATGAAGCCAGCCATGTGGTGCATTTTCTCTACACCAACAACTATCCGCGTTTTGACATGGGCATCATGCAGATCAACTCGATTCATAAGCCACTTCTTGATAAAGCCAATATTTCGTTGTACGACCTTTTCGAGCCAAAGATCAACATTCAAGTCGGAGCCTACATCTTAGCGACCTGTTTTGCGAGACACAAAAACAACAAAGATGCCATCAACGCGTACAATGGCAAGATCAATGACAATCCTTACTCTGCAAAAGTCTTCAAAGAGTTTCAAAAACTCTACAGTTCGTACCAAAAAGATAAAACTAAGCTCTATTACCGCGATCCATCATAG
- a CDS encoding transporter substrate-binding domain-containing protein, whose protein sequence is MFKQLINIFIGLSLFTTLVNSAEKPLIVGMELQYPPFEMSDKNGTPTGVSVDVAMALGKYLGREVQIENIAWDGLIPSLKTGKIDLVISSMTITDERQKTIDFSIPYAQSNLAILANKTSNIQDIEALNQKGKKIAVKKGTTGHLYANQYLKNAELLVFDKENAAVLEVIQGKADGFLYDQLTIYKNWTNHRSTTVALLKPFQEKPEYWGMAIKKGNDELREHVNAFIKQAKSDGTFDALSKKYLAEARATFDKLGIAFFF, encoded by the coding sequence ATGTTCAAGCAACTTATCAACATTTTCATTGGGCTTAGTCTTTTTACAACGCTTGTAAATTCAGCCGAAAAACCACTCATCGTTGGTATGGAGTTACAATACCCTCCTTTTGAAATGAGTGATAAAAATGGAACGCCCACAGGTGTGAGTGTGGACGTGGCAATGGCTCTTGGAAAATACCTAGGGCGCGAAGTGCAAATCGAAAATATTGCGTGGGATGGGCTGATCCCCTCTTTGAAAACTGGGAAAATCGACCTCGTTATCTCGTCGATGACGATTACAGATGAGCGCCAAAAAACGATCGATTTTTCGATACCCTACGCACAATCAAACTTGGCAATTTTGGCGAATAAAACCAGTAACATTCAAGACATAGAAGCGTTAAATCAAAAAGGCAAAAAGATTGCTGTGAAAAAAGGGACAACGGGGCATCTTTATGCAAACCAGTACCTTAAAAATGCTGAGCTTTTAGTCTTCGATAAAGAAAATGCCGCCGTGCTAGAAGTGATACAGGGCAAGGCAGATGGCTTTTTGTATGACCAACTCACCATCTATAAAAACTGGACAAATCATAGAAGCACAACCGTTGCACTGTTGAAGCCGTTTCAAGAAAAGCCTGAATACTGGGGCATGGCTATCAAAAAAGGCAATGATGAACTACGAGAGCACGTCAATGCGTTTATCAAACAGGCTAAAAGCGACGGCACGTTTGACGCATTGTCTAAAAAGTACCTTGCAGAAGCCAGAGCTACGTTTGATAAGCTTGGTATTGCATTTTTCTTTTAA
- a CDS encoding Fic family protein, translating into MADEYIPAPLPLSIDLETKEILKKVISANRALAELKGVANSIPNQHILINALSLQEAKDSSEIENIITTHDELYRASVSSAAISQQAKEVQRYREALYTGFSLIGEHRLLLKKHIIEIQKVLEGNDAGMRSQSGTVLKNEQSGEVVFMPPQHPQTIQALMDNLEQYINAPKLDDLDALIKMAIVHYQFEAIHPFYDGNGRTGRIVNILFLMLSGLLEIPILYLSSYIIKNKSEYYRLLRAVSSEGAWQEWVLYMLEGVEQTAQKSIVLINAINATMQESKEIILKALPKLYSKALLELLFKHPYTKINFLVEELGITRKTAANYLKALEEIGILASEKKGREVYFINKRLFELLKNSHI; encoded by the coding sequence ATGGCTGATGAGTACATTCCCGCACCGCTTCCGCTTTCCATCGACTTAGAGACAAAAGAAATTCTTAAAAAAGTCATCAGTGCCAATCGTGCCTTAGCCGAACTCAAAGGCGTGGCGAACTCCATCCCCAATCAGCACATCTTGATCAATGCCCTCTCTTTGCAAGAAGCCAAAGACTCTTCGGAGATTGAAAATATCATCACAACGCACGATGAATTGTACCGTGCGAGTGTGAGCAGTGCCGCTATCTCCCAACAAGCCAAAGAGGTACAACGCTACCGTGAGGCGCTTTATACTGGGTTTTCATTGATTGGGGAGCATCGTTTATTGCTCAAAAAGCATATCATCGAGATTCAAAAAGTGCTAGAGGGCAATGATGCGGGTATGCGTTCCCAAAGCGGAACGGTACTCAAAAATGAACAGAGCGGCGAAGTCGTTTTTATGCCACCGCAACATCCACAAACCATCCAAGCTTTGATGGATAATTTGGAGCAGTACATCAACGCGCCCAAGCTTGATGACCTTGATGCGCTCATCAAAATGGCGATTGTGCATTATCAATTTGAAGCCATTCACCCTTTTTACGATGGCAACGGCAGAACGGGGCGCATCGTCAATATCCTTTTCCTGATGCTCAGTGGGCTTTTAGAAATACCCATTTTGTATCTTAGCTCTTACATCATCAAAAACAAGTCGGAGTATTACCGTCTTTTAAGAGCCGTGAGTAGCGAGGGCGCATGGCAAGAATGGGTGCTTTATATGCTTGAGGGCGTTGAACAAACAGCACAAAAGAGCATCGTGCTTATCAATGCTATCAATGCAACGATGCAAGAGAGCAAAGAGATTATTTTAAAAGCCTTGCCAAAACTCTACTCTAAAGCGTTGTTGGAGTTGCTTTTCAAACACCCCTACACCAAAATCAACTTTTTAGTCGAAGAGCTTGGCATCACACGCAAAACTGCTGCAAACTACCTCAAAGCGTTGGAAG
- a CDS encoding amino acid ABC transporter permease, giving the protein MFTAISYEFHWDTIYAYKQKFIDGFFMTIVISFFALILSLIIGVLFAYGQNSKVILLRFFSRFYIELIRGTPLLVQILIFFYVFANNLGFNNRYIVGTVILALFSGAYVSEIIRAGLRSIHKSQYESAQSLGFTPFQTYRYIIFPQAYKRIIPPLTGQFASIIKDSSLLSIISISEFTMNAQEVNAYTYSTLESYIPLGIGYLMLTYPISFWAKKLEERMKD; this is encoded by the coding sequence ATGTTTACGGCTATCTCGTATGAGTTTCACTGGGATACGATCTACGCGTACAAACAGAAGTTTATCGATGGCTTTTTCATGACGATCGTTATCTCCTTTTTTGCCTTGATCTTAAGCCTTATCATCGGGGTTCTTTTTGCTTATGGGCAAAATTCCAAGGTGATTCTTTTGCGGTTTTTTTCGCGGTTTTATATCGAGCTCATTAGAGGAACGCCTCTTTTGGTGCAAATCTTGATATTTTTTTATGTCTTTGCCAACAACCTTGGCTTTAACAATCGCTACATCGTGGGAACGGTGATTCTTGCTCTGTTTTCAGGGGCATACGTGAGTGAGATTATCAGAGCTGGCTTACGAAGCATCCACAAAAGTCAGTACGAATCCGCACAATCACTGGGCTTCACCCCATTTCAAACCTATCGCTATATCATCTTTCCCCAAGCTTATAAAAGAATTATCCCTCCGCTGACGGGTCAATTTGCCTCCATCATCAAAGACTCATCCTTGCTTTCCATCATCTCAATCAGTGAGTTTACGATGAATGCCCAAGAGGTCAATGCCTACACTTACTCGACCTTAGAGAGTTACATACCCCTTGGCATTGGGTACCTCATGCTCACCTACCCTATCTCTTTTTGGGCAAAAAAGCTTGAAGAACGGATGAAAGATTAG
- a CDS encoding anaerobic C4-dicarboxylate transporter: MLWLEVIVVLGAIFFGARLGSIGIGYAGGVGVLVLTLGMGLKLGSMPIDVILIIMSVIAAIGAMQVAGGLDYMVSIAEKILRKNPKQITFLAPVVTYVMTFFAGTGHTAFATLPVIAEVAKEQGIRPSRPLSIAVVASQIAITASPISAAVVFVSGALEKQGIGYLELLAVCIPSSFLACMCAAVVANFLGKDLKDDEVYQDRLAKGLVKTRGTTKIEIKPGAKLSVVIFLVAILCVITYATLISGKVGLIKNPVLGRDAAIMLFMFAAATFISAFTRIDTAQVLNSSTFKSGMSACICVLGVAWLGDTFVANHINEIKAFAGDLLNVYPWMLAVVLFFASTLLYSQAATAKALIPSALLLGVSPLTIVASFAAVSALFVLPTYPTLIAAVEMDDTGSTRIGKFVFNHPFIVPGVVAIALSVAFAFVIGGMIL; this comes from the coding sequence ATGTTATGGTTAGAAGTCATCGTTGTTCTTGGCGCCATCTTTTTTGGTGCAAGACTAGGTAGTATTGGTATCGGGTATGCGGGTGGCGTAGGCGTTTTGGTTTTAACGCTGGGAATGGGACTTAAACTAGGTTCAATGCCTATTGATGTAATCCTTATCATCATGTCCGTTATTGCAGCCATTGGCGCAATGCAAGTGGCAGGTGGACTTGATTATATGGTCAGTATTGCGGAGAAGATTTTACGTAAAAATCCTAAACAGATCACGTTTCTAGCACCTGTTGTCACCTATGTGATGACATTTTTTGCAGGAACGGGGCATACGGCGTTTGCAACCTTGCCGGTTATTGCCGAAGTGGCGAAAGAGCAAGGCATTCGTCCTTCTCGTCCTTTAAGCATCGCGGTTGTTGCGTCTCAAATTGCGATCACCGCATCTCCTATTTCAGCGGCCGTTGTTTTTGTGAGTGGCGCATTGGAGAAACAAGGCATTGGGTACTTAGAGCTTTTAGCGGTCTGTATCCCTTCTTCGTTTCTGGCATGTATGTGTGCAGCCGTTGTGGCAAACTTCTTGGGAAAAGATCTTAAAGATGATGAAGTCTACCAAGACAGACTCGCTAAAGGTCTTGTTAAAACCAGAGGTACGACCAAGATCGAGATCAAACCAGGGGCAAAACTCTCTGTTGTGATCTTCCTTGTCGCGATTTTGTGTGTTATCACCTATGCAACACTGATCAGCGGTAAAGTGGGCTTGATTAAAAACCCTGTGCTGGGTCGTGACGCGGCGATTATGCTCTTTATGTTTGCGGCGGCTACGTTTATCTCTGCCTTTACACGCATTGACACGGCGCAAGTGTTGAACTCTTCTACGTTTAAATCCGGTATGAGTGCATGTATTTGTGTACTGGGTGTCGCATGGCTTGGTGATACGTTTGTTGCAAATCACATCAACGAAATCAAAGCGTTTGCAGGCGATCTTCTTAACGTCTATCCATGGATGCTAGCAGTCGTTCTTTTCTTTGCAAGTACCCTGCTCTACTCTCAAGCGGCAACAGCGAAGGCGCTGATTCCAAGTGCATTATTACTAGGTGTTTCACCCCTTACCATCGTAGCTTCGTTTGCAGCGGTGAGTGCACTGTTTGTTCTTCCAACCTACCCAACACTGATTGCAGCGGTGGAGATGGACGATACGGGCTCAACACGCATTGGTAAATTTGTCTTCAACCATCCTTTCATTGTTCCTGGTGTTGTGGCGATTGCACTCTCGGTTGCTTTTGCCTTCGTCATCGGCGGTATGATCTTATAA
- a CDS encoding response regulator transcription factor: protein MKILVLEDNERLANVIKSVLTKEGYTVDLFMDGEKALDALNRGYHCFILDINVPSIDGLSILETIRIYHKEIPAIIISSNHDLEKIQASYEIGCDDYLKKPFFIYELVQKVKKLCHKPTSTISLWIGYTYDYANHRLFDPNMEEIKLAKKEGMFLDLFIKDRHRVITFSELEEYVWEGEETSVLNMRALIKRLRKKLPEGAIEMIKEVGYRLGEL, encoded by the coding sequence ATGAAAATTTTGGTTTTAGAAGACAACGAACGCCTTGCCAATGTCATCAAAAGTGTCCTCACCAAAGAGGGATACACGGTCGATCTGTTTATGGACGGCGAAAAAGCACTGGACGCACTCAACCGTGGGTATCACTGCTTTATTTTAGACATCAACGTCCCATCCATCGATGGACTCTCTATTTTAGAGACGATTCGCATCTACCATAAAGAGATTCCTGCCATCATCATCAGCTCTAACCATGATCTGGAAAAGATCCAAGCGTCGTACGAGATCGGCTGTGATGACTACCTCAAAAAGCCTTTTTTCATCTATGAACTCGTCCAAAAAGTGAAAAAACTCTGTCATAAGCCAACATCGACGATTTCTTTGTGGATCGGCTACACGTATGACTATGCCAACCATCGCTTGTTTGATCCGAACATGGAAGAGATCAAACTCGCCAAAAAAGAGGGGATGTTTTTAGACCTTTTTATCAAAGATCGTCACCGCGTGATCACTTTTAGTGAACTTGAAGAGTATGTCTGGGAGGGCGAAGAGACGAGTGTTTTAAATATGCGCGCACTCATTAAGCGTTTGCGTAAAAAACTCCCTGAAGGTGCCATAGAGATGATCAAAGAGGTAGGCTACCGCTTGGGCGAACTATGA
- a CDS encoding sensor histidine kinase encodes MKKFVLFLMVFSFFYTPSLFAHDKKILIINSYHRGFQWSDDVLVGMEEVFYNHPEITTNILYMDSKRISSEEYYAKLRELYKLQLRNHQYDLIVAVDKFAYDFIVKYYHELFTTEPVLFTGLEQFEIEDIQKEGLEDRVYGILERRAIPETIPMIAKMMPSLKKLYIINDASANGDDSEPFIRQAMSEHNSEFEIEYIRSSTLEELEERFSKPNKEEAVFFIRFYNDKYGNLYKNSQIASMINKSALPVFITDTLFIEKGAFGGKLVPVKSVGRITGEMVIDVLDKKLQPLHVKTLIEYHYQFDVQKIQQFGLYPNASVKAFELVNAPLTFFDKHRKFVDAVFLISPFLLFLVLGIIHNIYMRIRSEKELKAIELQKNKHQQFIIQQSKLAEIGEIFSSIAHQWKNPLVEIATIAQEHVYSSADQGDEQSNEYVNAIMVQVRYMTDTINDFQKFIMPSTQRTVFDVNEAIETMMKIISHNIKYNYIDVSIDVSHATNVMVSGYKNEFMQTLLNIVNNAKDQIKETRENKQIKRGIISIRIYNHSKKVIIDIKDNGGGIPIDKLPNIFDAYYTTKESGHGIGLYMSKLIIEDKMGGKIRVSNTLEGACFSITLGNIS; translated from the coding sequence ATGAAAAAATTCGTGTTGTTTTTAATGGTTTTTAGCTTTTTTTATACCCCCTCTCTCTTTGCCCATGACAAAAAAATCCTCATTATCAACTCGTATCACCGAGGCTTTCAATGGAGCGATGATGTGCTTGTTGGAATGGAAGAGGTTTTTTACAACCATCCTGAAATCACCACAAACATTTTATACATGGATTCTAAGCGTATTAGCTCTGAGGAGTACTACGCGAAACTGCGCGAACTCTACAAACTTCAACTCAGAAACCATCAGTATGACCTTATCGTTGCGGTTGATAAATTCGCGTATGATTTTATTGTCAAATACTACCATGAACTCTTCACAACGGAGCCTGTTTTGTTTACAGGGTTGGAACAATTTGAGATCGAAGATATTCAAAAAGAGGGGCTGGAAGATCGAGTTTATGGCATTTTAGAAAGACGTGCCATTCCTGAGACAATCCCGATGATTGCTAAAATGATGCCCAGCCTTAAAAAACTCTACATCATCAACGATGCGAGTGCCAATGGCGATGACAGTGAACCTTTTATACGCCAAGCGATGAGTGAGCACAACAGTGAATTTGAGATCGAGTATATCCGCTCTTCCACACTTGAAGAGCTTGAAGAGCGCTTTTCCAAACCGAACAAAGAAGAAGCGGTCTTTTTCATCCGCTTTTACAACGACAAATACGGCAATCTGTATAAAAACAGTCAAATCGCTTCCATGATCAACAAAAGCGCTTTGCCCGTTTTTATCACTGACACACTTTTCATCGAAAAAGGTGCGTTTGGCGGTAAACTGGTTCCTGTCAAAAGCGTGGGACGAATCACGGGTGAGATGGTCATCGATGTGCTCGATAAAAAACTTCAACCTTTACATGTAAAGACACTCATTGAGTACCACTACCAATTTGATGTGCAAAAAATCCAACAGTTTGGGCTCTATCCCAACGCCAGTGTTAAAGCGTTTGAGCTTGTGAATGCGCCGCTAACGTTTTTTGACAAGCACCGAAAATTCGTCGATGCCGTCTTTTTGATCTCACCTTTTTTACTCTTTTTGGTTTTGGGGATTATTCATAACATCTACATGCGTATTCGCAGCGAAAAGGAACTGAAGGCGATTGAGCTGCAAAAAAATAAACACCAGCAGTTCATCATCCAACAGTCCAAGCTCGCCGAAATTGGCGAAATCTTCTCTTCCATCGCGCATCAGTGGAAAAATCCTTTGGTCGAGATCGCAACCATCGCACAAGAGCATGTTTACAGCTCCGCCGACCAAGGCGATGAACAGAGTAATGAGTATGTGAACGCCATCATGGTGCAAGTGCGCTACATGACCGACACGATCAACGACTTTCAAAAATTCATTATGCCTTCCACGCAACGAACGGTTTTTGATGTCAATGAGGCGATTGAGACGATGATGAAAATCATCAGTCATAACATCAAATACAACTACATTGACGTCAGCATCGATGTAAGCCATGCCACAAACGTAATGGTCAGCGGCTATAAAAATGAGTTTATGCAAACCCTGCTCAACATCGTCAACAACGCCAAAGATCAGATCAAAGAGACGCGCGAGAACAAACAGATCAAGCGAGGGATCATCTCCATTCGCATTTACAATCATTCCAAAAAAGTCATTATCGACATCAAAGATAACGGCGGAGGCATCCCCATCGATAAACTCCCCAATATTTTTGATGCCTACTACACCACCAAAGAGAGTGGTCATGGGATCGGTCTTTACATGTCAAAGCTCATCATCGAAGATAAAATGGGCGGAAAAATACGCGTAAGCAACACCTTAGAGGGCGCTTGCTTTTCGATTACACTAGGAAATATATCATGA
- a CDS encoding type II asparaginase, which translates to MAKPTIAILATGGTIAGSGTSELKSSYSAGAVTVDKLLAAVPAINDMATIKGEQISSIGSQEMNNQVWLKLAKRVNELLAQPDIDGVVITHGTDTVEETSYFLDLTVKSKKPVVFVAAMRSSTSMSADGPMNLFNAVNVAINKETTGKGVVVVMNDEIHSAREVTKVNTSSVNAFASPNSGKIGTVYYGNVEYYMQPTRKHTVASEFDVSKLEDLPRVDIVYAHPNDTDVMVKAAVSAGAKAIVHAGMGNGNPFPLTQDALADAVKKGVVVARSSRVGSGSTTLEGEVDDAKYGFITTTTLNPQKARVLLMLGLTKTSDKKALQKMFLEY; encoded by the coding sequence ATGGCAAAACCAACCATTGCCATTTTAGCAACGGGCGGAACCATCGCAGGTTCTGGTACATCTGAGCTTAAGAGCTCTTACTCAGCGGGCGCTGTCACGGTCGATAAATTACTTGCTGCGGTTCCTGCTATCAATGACATGGCAACCATCAAAGGCGAGCAAATCTCTAGCATTGGCTCTCAAGAGATGAATAACCAAGTGTGGCTCAAACTCGCCAAACGTGTCAATGAACTTCTAGCGCAACCTGACATCGATGGTGTCGTTATCACCCATGGAACAGACACCGTTGAAGAGACTTCGTATTTTCTAGACCTTACCGTCAAAAGTAAAAAACCCGTCGTTTTTGTAGCCGCTATGCGCTCTTCTACCTCTATGAGTGCAGATGGTCCGATGAACCTTTTCAATGCAGTTAATGTTGCAATCAACAAAGAGACTACTGGCAAAGGTGTTGTCGTTGTCATGAACGATGAAATTCACAGTGCACGTGAAGTCACGAAAGTCAATACCAGTTCTGTTAACGCATTTGCTTCTCCAAACAGCGGTAAAATCGGTACAGTGTATTATGGCAATGTTGAGTACTACATGCAACCAACCCGTAAACACACCGTTGCGTCTGAATTTGATGTGAGCAAACTCGAAGATTTACCACGCGTGGACATCGTTTACGCTCATCCTAATGACACCGATGTCATGGTCAAAGCAGCCGTTAGCGCAGGTGCAAAAGCGATCGTTCATGCCGGTATGGGCAATGGTAATCCTTTCCCCCTTACCCAAGATGCTCTTGCGGACGCAGTTAAAAAAGGTGTTGTTGTCGCTCGTAGTAGTCGTGTCGGCAGTGGTAGTACCACGCTTGAAGGCGAAGTAGACGATGCCAAATACGGCTTCATCACAACCACAACCCTCAATCCTCAAAAAGCACGTGTTCTTTTAATGTTGGGTCTCACCAAAACCAGCGATAAAAAAGCACTTCAAAAGATGTTTTTAGAGTATTAG